The window CGCGTGCGGCTGGTGGCCCTCGGTGTGCTTGTACGCGGTCAACAGCGCGGTCTCGATGGCGTCGATCACCGTCTCGAACGGGATGTCCTTGTCGCGCTCGATCGCCCGCAGCGCGGCGATGTCAACGTTCATCGCGCGTCCTCCTCACCATCGGACGCTCGACCTTCGAGCATCGCCAACTCCGCCACCGGCGGTTGCTTGAATTCCACTTCGATCACGGCGTGCGCGATGTCGGCGTACCCGACCCGCCGCAGCTTGCCGTCGACCAGCATCTCCACGCCGCCCTCGGGCTCCTCGTCGGCCGCGCCGACCCGGCCGGTGAACTCGGCGCCCTCGACCGGCCGGACCTTGACCAGCCGCAGCTTGGCCCGGCGCCAGTGGCGGGGCCGGGTCAGCGGGCGGTCGAGCCCGGGGGAGGTGACTTCCAGGGTGTACGGGCCGCCGAGGACCTCGTCGTGCTCGTCGAGCACCGCCGAGACGGCTCGGCTGACCGCGGCGACCTCGTCGAGTTCGACCCCGTCGTCGCCGTCGACCACGACCTTGACCTGGCGCCTGCGCCCGGCCTGCGCGACGTCGAGCTGCTCGAGTTCGAAACCGGTCGACGCGACGGCCTCGGCCACGATCGGCTCCAGCGCCGCCGCGGCCGGGTTGGTGGGCGCGGCGTTCGTTCCGCTGTCGCGATGTCGCTGGTTGGCCACGTCGGTGCCGCTCCCCTGTTCAGGTAGGTGGTGCGATTGTCTGCCGGTCGGCGATGAGACACACCGACCGTGGTCACCTAGCGTATCTCGCCCACCGGGACCGGGCTGCCGCAGGCGATCATCCGGCAGCGTGGCAGGCCCGAACGGGTGGCCTGGCAGGATGACTTACTGTGATCCCCTCGGCGAGACAGACAACGGTGAGCCGCCGCGCGTTGTTCCGCGCGGCCGGTGCCACAGCCGCCACGGTCGCGGTGGGCGCGTGCACGGGCGAGCCGGACAAGCCACGGCCACCGGACCCCCTGGTCGAGCTGGCCGCGCAGGCCCGCGCCGACGCCGAAGCGGCCACCGCGATGGCCGCGCTGGTCCCCCCGGCCGCCGAGATCGCCTCGATCCGCGGCGAGCACGCGAAGGTGCTGCAGGCCGAGGTCGACCGCGAACGGCCGCCGGTGAGCAGCTCGGGCGCGCCCGCCCCGACGTCGGCTTCGCCACAGGCGACGCCGTCGGACGCCGCCACCGCCCGGCAGCAGCTGTTGGACGCCCTGATCGCGGCCGAGGAGAAGGCCTCGGCGGTGGTCCCGGCCGTCCCCCGCTACCGCGCGGGCATGGTCGGCTCGGTCGCCGCGGCGTGCGCGAGCCTGCGGGAGGTCCTGGCATGAACCAGCAACCCACACTTCCGGACGACACCGTGGCAGCCGTTCAGGCCGCGCTCGGCACGGAGCATGCCGCGATCTGGGTGTACGGCCTGGTCAGCGCCTTCCTCAAGGCGTCATTCGACGCCCCGATCCGCGACGGCGCCACGGCCCACCGCGCCCGCCGCGACGCGATCGCACGGCTGCTGGGGCGGTTCGGGAAGACGCCGGAGCCCGCGAAGGCGGCGTATCTGACCCCGCAGCCCGTGACCGACGAGGCCTCGGCGCTGGCGGTGCTGGTGACGGCCGAACAGGACGCCACGGTGGCGTGGCGGGCGGCGCTGGAACGGTGTGACGACGCCGACGTGCGGAAGACGGCGTTGGAGGGTCTGACGTCGGCGGCGGTGCGGGCGACGAGGTGGCGCAAGCTGGCCGGAATCGCCCCGCTCACTTCCGCGCAGCCGGGGCTTCCCTAGATCTTGGCGCCCAGCCTGATCGCGTCGGCGCACACGTCATCCAGCAGCTTCTCGGCCACTTTGTCCTTTTTGTATTTCTTGGCATCCACGGCGAAGTCGGCCTCGACGATCGTCACGTCGCGGCCCACCACGGTGGAGGCATAGCCGTCGTTGCCGGTGAGGCGCTCGACTCCCGCGATCTTGACGGCGCCGCCCTTCACCACGTCGCTGATGTTGCCGGTGCCCGACTGCTCGGTCAGGTCCTCCAGGGCCTGCGCGTCCTCATCGGAGCGCATGCGGACCCTGGAGACCGAGACCAGAATCTCCTTGCCATCGACCTGAGTCGTGTAGAGCGCCTGGGCGAGCGACTCGCATGGCGTTCGCCGAAGAAACGTCTGGATGTCGTCGTAGGCGTGCTTCGCGCAGTCGGTCTCTCTGCTCGGATTCGGCATGCTCTTGTGGGCGACGAACTTGTAAACGCCCTCTTGGGGAGCGGGCGTGGTTTGCTGCGGACCGGCACCGCCACCGGCAGATTTGTCGTTGATCTGGATGTACCAGTAGACAACCCCCGACAGGACGGCCACCGCCACCAGGCCCAGGATCCGCATCGCCCACGTCATCGCCGGGGCGGGCTCCGGTTCGGGCTGCTCCTCGGTGAACCGGAACGGCTCGTCGCGGCGGGGCGCGTCCGTCACGCGCGGGATCCACTCCGTCTCACCGGGGCGGTGCTGCGGAGGCTGTCCTGGACGCTGGGGTGCCGACACGACTGGTCACCGTAAACGGTCTGGGCGCCGCGCGTCAGGTCGACTGGTGAATTAGTTGCGAATGTCCAGTTCAGCGCAGTGCGGCCAGCGCGAGGTCGACATCCTCCTCGGTCGAGTACAGGTGGAACGCCAGCCGCGTGCGGCCCGCGCGGGACGCGCAGCGGATGCCGGCGGCGATCAGGGATTCCGCGGGGCGGTCGATGGACACGATGGCCGAGCCCGCGGGCGGCAGGTCCATGCCCGCCAGGAACTTGTCGGCGAGGCCGACGCAGTGGGCGTGGACGTCGTTCATGTCCAACCCCGCGAGCCACGGCAGCGCGCTCGCGGCGCCGACCTGGGCGAACCAGTCCGGGGACAGGTCGAACGCCCGCGCGCTCGACGCGAGGCGCAGTGGGAGGCCGTAGACGGTGTCCCACGGGTCCTCCCCCGCGTACCAGTTGGCGCCGACCGGCTTGGTCAGCTCCTCGGCGTCCGGCCGGATCGCCAGCCAGGCCGACCCGCGCGGGGACATCAGCCACTTGTAACTGCCGCCGACCACCCAGTCCGCCCAGCCGAGGTCGAGCGGCAGCCAACCCGCGGCCTGCGTGACGTCGAGCAGCACCCGGGTGCCGGAGGCGCGCAGGCCTGCCAAGTCGACGATCGAGCCGTCGGCCGACTGCACGACGCTGACCGCGACAAGGTCGAACTCGGACGCGCGCTCGGCGATCTGGGCGAGCGGCACCTCCGTGACGGTGATTCCGCGACCCTGCGCGGCGAACGGGAACGTCGCGCTGGTGAACTCGCCTGCCGCGACGAGCACCCTGGTCCCGTCGGGAATGCCCGAGGCGACCTGCCCGACCAGCTGGGACACGCCCGACGCGATCGCCACCCGGTCGGCGTCGACGCCGACGATCCGGGCCCACGCGGCCCGTGCGGTCGCGACCGGCTGGTCGAACTCGGGGGCGTTGATCTCCCCGCGTCGCCAGCGGTCGATCACCTCCGCCATGGCGTCGGCCGCGAAGGCCGGTGGGACACCGATGCTGGCGGTGTTGAGGTACCCGGCGGGGACGTCGAACCGCTCTCCGTAAGCCATGCGCACGCTTTCGACCTTACGGTGGACTCGTGCACAGTGAGGAAATCGAGATCAACACCGGGGACACCGAGGTCGTCGTGGACCTGACCGACCGGTGCGCCCGCTTCCTGACCGACGCCGACGCCACCGACGGCCTGCTCCACGTCTGGGTCCCGCACGCGACCGCGGGCCTGGCGGTGATCGAGACCGGCGCGGGCAGCGACACCGACCTCCTGCGGGCCCTGGGCGACCTGCTGCCCGCGGACAACCGCTGGCGGCACCGCCACGGCAGCCCCGGCCACGGCCGCGACCACGTCCTCCCGGCGTTCCTGCCGCCCTACGCGAGCATCCCCGTCATGGCCGGGACGCTCGCCCTGGGCACCTGGCAGTCGATCTGCCTGGTCGACACCAACACCGACAACCCGGTCCGCAAAGTCCGCCTCAGCTACCTCCCGGCCTGACGGTTCAGACCGGCTGCGCGACCCGTTCGGCGTCCGGCGCCGCCGCGGGGGCGGTCCGGTTCGGCAGCAGCAACAGCACGAGCCCGGCCACCGCCATCGACCCGAGCACGACCACGCCGAACCGCACGTCCGGGGCTGACCCCGTGCCCTGCAGCAGGCTCCGCAGCCCCTCGGCGGAGAAGCGGAACGGGGTCCACGACCACAGCAGCGCCCGGTACGCCGGGTTCAGCAGTTCCGGCACCTGCCCCGCCACGGCGGGCGCGATCAGGTACAGCGGCCCGAGGATCGCCGCCGCCCGGATGCCCAGGACCCGCAGCAGGCCACCCTGGATCGACACGAACGCCACCGCGGCGAGGAGCAGGAAGCCGAGCACGTCCCAGGTCAGCGGCAGCGCCGAGTCCCACAGGGCCAGCAGCCCGACCACCGCGGCCACCGTCGTCACGCTCGCCGCCGCCACCAAGGCCAGGCGGTGGCGCCGACCGACCCGCAGACCGAGCCGCGCCGACGCCGCCACGAGCCCGATTCCCGCGACCAGCCCGCCGACCCACAGCAGGGCGGTCGCCGCCAGCGGGGCCGTGCGGCCCGCGACGCTGACCGGGTTGAGCGTGACGGTGGTGACCTGGGCGCCCATCGCCTGGGCGGCTCCGGTCAGGACCTGCTGGGCGATCTGGGTGCCCTGCGGATTGACTGCGCCCGACAGCACGATCGTCGCGCCCACACCGTTGGCCGCGGGAGCCAGTTCGAGGACTCCGTAGACACCCTTGTCCGCCAGCCGCTGCCGCGCGCCCTCGGGCGTGTCCACCCGCCAGGACACCGTCTCGCCCCCGTGCGAAGCGATC is drawn from Actinokineospora alba and contains these coding sequences:
- the rimP gene encoding ribosome maturation factor RimP; this translates as MANQRHRDSGTNAAPTNPAAAALEPIVAEAVASTGFELEQLDVAQAGRRRQVKVVVDGDDGVELDEVAAVSRAVSAVLDEHDEVLGGPYTLEVTSPGLDRPLTRPRHWRRAKLRLVKVRPVEGAEFTGRVGAADEEPEGGVEMLVDGKLRRVGYADIAHAVIEVEFKQPPVAELAMLEGRASDGEEDAR
- a CDS encoding ferritin-like domain-containing protein, with amino-acid sequence MNQQPTLPDDTVAAVQAALGTEHAAIWVYGLVSAFLKASFDAPIRDGATAHRARRDAIARLLGRFGKTPEPAKAAYLTPQPVTDEASALAVLVTAEQDATVAWRAALERCDDADVRKTALEGLTSAAVRATRWRKLAGIAPLTSAQPGLP
- a CDS encoding aminotransferase class V-fold PLP-dependent enzyme → MRMAYGERFDVPAGYLNTASIGVPPAFAADAMAEVIDRWRRGEINAPEFDQPVATARAAWARIVGVDADRVAIASGVSQLVGQVASGIPDGTRVLVAAGEFTSATFPFAAQGRGITVTEVPLAQIAERASEFDLVAVSVVQSADGSIVDLAGLRASGTRVLLDVTQAAGWLPLDLGWADWVVGGSYKWLMSPRGSAWLAIRPDAEELTKPVGANWYAGEDPWDTVYGLPLRLASSARAFDLSPDWFAQVGAASALPWLAGLDMNDVHAHCVGLADKFLAGMDLPPAGSAIVSIDRPAESLIAAGIRCASRAGRTRLAFHLYSTEEDVDLALAALR
- a CDS encoding YjbQ family protein, with the translated sequence MHSEEIEINTGDTEVVVDLTDRCARFLTDADATDGLLHVWVPHATAGLAVIETGAGSDTDLLRALGDLLPADNRWRHRHGSPGHGRDHVLPAFLPPYASIPVMAGTLALGTWQSICLVDTNTDNPVRKVRLSYLPA
- a CDS encoding YhgE/Pip domain-containing protein — its product is MSGPKRTGALVLALSIAGALVAAVLGLLTFGAQATSRPDAVPLAISASGPLRPMADRIASHGGETVSWRVDTPEGARQRLADKGVYGVLELAPAANGVGATIVLSGAVNPQGTQIAQQVLTGAAQAMGAQVTTVTLNPVSVAGRTAPLAATALLWVGGLVAGIGLVAASARLGLRVGRRHRLALVAAASVTTVAAVVGLLALWDSALPLTWDVLGFLLLAAVAFVSIQGGLLRVLGIRAAAILGPLYLIAPAVAGQVPELLNPAYRALLWSWTPFRFSAEGLRSLLQGTGSAPDVRFGVVVLGSMAVAGLVLLLLPNRTAPAAAPDAERVAQPV